Proteins from a genomic interval of Salvelinus sp. IW2-2015 linkage group LG14, ASM291031v2, whole genome shotgun sequence:
- the LOC111973144 gene encoding organic solute transporter subunit alpha — translation MDGNRTIDPSCRDRPPVAIDIISQLDIFGIILYSVLTFMAVVSMLVYIEECWYIYRKVPSHKKSAIIWVNGAAPVIATMSCLGMWIPRATMFTDMTSACYFAIVVFKFLVLMIEEVGGDEAFLQRAGENKLRISTGPCCCCCPCLPHVNITRRSLFLLKLGSFQFAVLKIAFTILSIILWTNGNFDIADMAITGAAIWINPGVGVLTIIALWPVAIMFMHLRITLRSLKIIPKYAMYQLVLVLSQLQSAIINILAMNGTIACTPPYSSQARGYLMSQQLLILEMFIITLVTRLLYRRQYDPLPDDENDDEHTKMVIPANKSDIA, via the exons ATGGACGGGAACAGAACCATCGACCCGAGCTGCAGGGACAGACCTCCCGTGGCCATCGACATAATTTCCC aGTTGGACATATTTGGTATCATCCTGTACTCTGTGCTGACCTTCATGGCAGTGGTGTCCATGCTGGTCTACATAGAGGAGTGTTGGTACATCTACCGGAAGGTTCCCTCCCACAAGAAGAGCGCCATCATCTGGGTCAACGGGGCAGCGCCG gtgatCGCCACCATGTCCTGTCTGGGGATGTGGATTCCCCGAGCCACCATGTTCACTGACATGACCTCTGCCTG CTATTTTGCGATCGTAGTGTTTAAGTTCCTGGTGCTGATGATTGAGGAAGTGGGGGGTGACGAGGCGTTTCTACAGCGAGCAGGGGAAAACAAACTGAGGATCAGTACTGGtccctgttgttgttgctgcccCTGTCTACCCCATGTTAACATCACACG ACGGAGTCTGTTCCTGCTGAAGTTGGGATCGTTCCAGTTTGCCGTGCTAAAGATCGCCTTCACCATACTATCAATCATCCTCTGGACCAATGGCAACTTCGACATCGCAGAT atgGCGATAACGGGAGCAGCCATCTGGATTAACCCAGGTGTGGGGGTTCTGACCATCATAGCACTGTGGCCTGTAGCCATCATGTTCATGCACCTCAGGATCACACTGCGCAGCCTCAAGATCATCCCCAAATATGCCATGTACCAG CTGGTGCTGGTGCTGAGTCAGCTCCAGTCGGCCATCATCAACATCCTGGCTATGAACGGAACCATCGCCTGCACGCCACCATACTCCTCACAGGCCAGGGGATATT tgatgagTCAACAGTTGTTGATCCTGGAGATGTTCATCATCACCTTGGTAACCCGCCTGTTGTACCGCCGCCAGTATGACCCACTCCCTGACGACGAGAATGACGATGAACACACCAAGATGGTTATACCGGCCAATAAATCTGACATAGCGTGA
- the LOC111972933 gene encoding pyruvate dehydrogenase (acetyl-transferring) kinase isozyme 3, mitochondrial codes for MRLYTVLLKNTKKIEYYSRFSPSPLSIKQFLEFGRDNACEKTSFMFLRKELPVRLANTMREVNLLPDNLLSQPSIKLVQKWYMQSFVELLGYENRKPEDPQALNDFLELLIEIRNRHNDVVPTMAQGVIEYKEKFGFDPFVSSNIQYFLDRFYTNRISFRMLINQHTLLFGNDTNPAHPKHIGSIDPTCNVAEVVKDAYETAKMLCEQYYLAAPALQIQEFNMKQDKDKSIQAVYVPSHLFHMLFELFKNSMRASVELHEDSKEGLPPVKAKVTLGKEDLSIKISDRGGGVPLRKIDRLFNYMYSTAPTPSLEPSSTVPLAGFGYGLPISRLYARYFQGDLKLYSMEGVGTDAVIYLKALSSESFERLPVFNKSAWRHYQTSPEADDWSNPSKEPRDTSKSNYKANR; via the exons ATGAGGCTGTATACGGTTTtattgaaaaacaccaaaaaaattGAATATTATTCAAGATTTTCACCGTCGCCTCTCTCCATCAAGCAATTTTTGGAATTTG gTCGGGACAATGCGTGTGAGAAGACATCCTTTATGTTCCTGAGGAAGGAGCTGCCGGTGAGGCTGGCTAACACCATGAGAGAGGTCAACCTGTTGCCTGATAACCTGCTCAGTCAGCCCTCAATCAAACTGGTGCAGAAATG GTACATGCAGAGCTTTGTGGAGCTGTTGGGGTATGAGAACAGAAAACCAGAGGATCCTCAGGCCCTCAATGA tttCCTGGAGTTGTTGATAGAGATCCGTAATCGTCATAATGACGTGGTCCCTACCATGGCCCAGGGGGTTATAGAGTACAAGGAGAAGTTTGGCTTCGACCCCTTCGTCAGCAGTAACATCCAGTACTTTCTGGACCGCTTCTACACCAACCGCATATCCTTCCGCATGCTCATCAACCAACACA CTCTCCTGTTCGGCAATGACACTAACCCAGCCCACCCCAAACATATTGGCAGCATAGACCCCACTTGCAACGTGGCTGAAGTAGTCAAAG ATGCCTATGAGACAGCCAAGATGCTGTGTGAACAGTACTACCTTGCTGCCCCTGCACTCCAGATCCAAGAGTTCAACA TGAAACAAGACAAAGACAAATCGATCCAGGCTGTGTATGTTCCCTCTCACCTCTTCCACATGCTGTTTGAACTCTTCAAG AACTCTATGCGGGCCTCCGTGGAGCTCCATGAGGACAGTAAGGAGGGCTTACCTCCGGTGAAGGCCAAAGTCACACTAGGAAAAGAGGACCTGTCCataaag ATCAGTGATAGGGGTGGAGGTGTACCTCTGAGGAAGATCGATCGTCTGTTTAACTACATGTACTCTACTGCCCCCACGCCCAGCCTAGAACCCTCCAGCACTGTCCCActg GCTGGTTTTGGCTATGGTCTGCCCATCTCCAGGTTGTATGCCAGGTATTTTCAGGGAGACCTGAAGCTCTACTCCATGGAAGGGGTTGGCACTGATGCTGTCATTTATCTCAAG GCTCTGTCCAGTGAGTCGTTTGAGCGCCTGCCCGTCTTTAATAAATCGGCATGGCGACACTACCAGACCAGCCCTGAGGCAGACGATTGGAGCAACCCGAGCAAAGAGCCACGAgacaccagcaaatcaaattaCAAGGCCAACCGATAA